One window of Trifolium pratense cultivar HEN17-A07 linkage group LG5, ARS_RC_1.1, whole genome shotgun sequence genomic DNA carries:
- the LOC123884805 gene encoding G-type lectin S-receptor-like serine/threonine-protein kinase SD2-2, with amino-acid sequence MSLIFIFFLLSHFTLFTSPSPINSNNSNVIILTPNKTLSSQNQTFELCFLNLQNQNQQQPRYYLVIRFTSLPSPNIIWVANRNKPISSLSGSSLQLTQTGQLVLLTQNAVVLWQTKTNFNTNNKTSTTILQPKLLENGNFILVNNHNGVVLWQSFDEPTDTWLPGMNLTRVHNLLSWKTLTNPSNGFYSLRLKPPNYGQFELVFNETVSYWSTGNWTGGSFSDVPEMMIPYLYRFDFKDAFLPTASFGFSERTMDNGVRPPTMFRVEPFGQIRQYTWSNQAGSWNMFWSRPESICSVRGVCGKFSVCTGEMSRVCECVKGFVAVDGGGWGSGDYSEGCWRGERVCDENDGFEDLGAVRFGFGNVSTFTAKSKSLCESGCLGSCDCVGLSFDEKNGFCKSYFGSLFDFQNLTALESGRGDGNVLYVRVPGGRGEGKIKRLSGNVLSGVIIGCVLFLVLGVVVVTLVVLIKRKRLKKENDNEFDPILNLKLFTYKELQLATRGFSEKVGHGGFGTVFKGELSDSTVVAVKRLERPGGGEKEFRAEISTIGNIQHVNLMRLRGFCSENAHRLLVYEYMPNGALSAYLRKDGPCLSWDVRFRVAIGTAKGIAYLHEECRSCIIHCDIKPENILLDGDFTANVSDFGLAKLIGRDFSRVLATMRGTWGYVAPEWISGVEITTKADVYSYGMTLLELISGRRNVEAPPSSGDRKSGCETEEKWFFPPWAAQLIIEDNMAAVVDKKLGNVYNIEEVKRVAMVAVWCIQDDETMRPTMGTVVKMLEGLVEVPLPPPPKLLQALVAGESFHGVKAYSSNAVSTVDSSSGYDNMEVSAADSESCIGDVFSES; translated from the coding sequence atgtcactcattttcattttctttctcttatctCACTTCACTCTCTTCACTTCTCCTTCACCCATTAACAGCAACAACTCCAATGTCATTATTTTAACACCAAACAAAACCCTTTCAAGCCAAAATCAAACCTTTGAACTTTGTTTCTTAAATttacaaaaccaaaaccaacaACAACCTCGTTACTATCTAGTTATCCgtttcacttctcttccttcacCAAACATCATTTGGGTCGCAAACCGTAACAAACCCATTTCATCTCTTTCCGGTTCATCTCTTCAATTAACCCAAACCGGTCAATTAGTACTCCTTACTCAAAACGCCGTCGTTTTATGGCAAACCAAAACCAATTTCAACACAAACAACAAAACCAGTACCACCATACTTCAACCGAAGCTTTTAGAAAATGGTAACTTCATTCTTGTTAATAATCACAACGGTGTCGTTTTATGGCAAAGTTTTGATGAACCAACTGACACGTGGCTACCAGGTATGAATCTAACTAGGGTTCATAATTTACTTTCATGGAAGACTTTAACAAACCCTAGTAATGGTTTTTATTCATTAAGGTTGAAACCACCGAATTATGGTCAATTTGAGTTAGTTTTCAATGAAACTGTATCTTATTGGTCTACTGGTAATTGGACTGGTGGGTCATTTAGTGATGTACCTGAGATGATGATTCCTTATCTTTATCGGTTTGATTTTAAAGACGCCTTTTTGCCGACTGCGTCGTTTGGATTCTCCGAAAGGACGATGGATAACGGTGTTAGACCGCCTACGATGTTTCGTGTTGAGCCGTTTGGTCAGATTCGGCAGTATACTTGGTCGAATCAGGCTGGTTCGTGGAATATGTTTTGGTCGAGGCCTGAATCGATTTGTTCGGTTCGGGGTGTTTGTGGGAAGTTTAGTGTTTGTACGGGGGAAATGTCGAGGGTTTGTGAGTGTGTTAAGGGTTTTGTGGCGGTTGACGGTGGTGGTTGGGGTTCGGGTGATTATTCGGAAGGTTGTTGGAGAGGGGAGAGGGTTTGTGATGAAAATGATGGTTTTGAAGATTTAGGTGCTGTTAGGTTTGGTTTTGGTAATGTGAGTACTTTTACGGCTAAATCTAAAAGCTTGTGTGAGAGTGGTTGCTTGGGTTCTTGTGATTGTGTTGGTTTGTCTTTTGATGAAAAGAATGGCTTTTGTAAGAGTTATTTTGGGTCTCTTTttgattttcaaaatttaactgCTTTGGAGAGTGGTCGTGGTGATGGGAATGTGTTGTATGTCAGGGTTCCTGGTGGCAGGGGTGAGGGGAAGATTAAGAGGTTGAGTGGTAACGTTTTAAGTGGTGTTATAATTGggtgtgttttgtttttggttttgggTGTGGTGGTGGTGACTTTGGTGGTGTTGATAAAGAGGAAGAGATTGAAGAAAGAGAATGATAATGAGTTTGATcctattttgaatttgaagttGTTTACTTACAAGGAGCTTCAATTGGCGACTCGAGGGTTTTCTGAGAAAGTTGGGCATGGTGGGTTTGGGACGGTGTTTAAAGGGGAGTTGAGTGATTCTACTGTTGTTGCGGTGAAGCGTTTGGAGAGGCCGGGAGGTGGGGAGAAAGAGTTTAGGGCCGAGATTTCAACGATTGGGAACATTCAACATGTTAATCTTATGAGGCTAAGAGGTTTTTGCTCTGAGAATGCGCATCGACTTTTGGTTTATGAGTACATGCCGAATGGTGCCCTTAGCGCTTATCTGCGAAAGGATGGGCCTTGTTTGAGTTGGGATGTTAGGTTCAGAGTGGCGATTGGAACTGCTAAAGGCATAGCGTATTTACACGAGGAATGTAGAAGTTGCATTATACATTGTGATATCAAACCTGAAAACATTCTTTTGGATGGTGATTTCACTGCCAATGTTTCTGATTTTGGATTGGCAAAGCTAATTGGCAGGGACTTCAGTAGGGTGTTGGCAACCATGAGGGGTACTTGGGGATATGTAGCACCGGAATGGATTTCTGGCGTTGAAATTACAACTAAAGCTGATGTTTACAGCTATGGAATGACATTGCTAGAACTCATAAGCGGTCGCCGGAATGTGGAGGCACCACCTTCGTCTGGTGATAGAAAGAGTGGTTGTGAGACAGAGGAGAAATGGTTCTTTCCTCCGTGGGCAGCACAGCTGATAATCGAGGATAATATGGCTGCTGTGGTTGATAAGAAGCTTGGAAATGTATATAACATTGAGGAGGTCAAGAGAGTAGCGATGGTAGCAGTTTGGTGCATTCAGGATGATGAGACAATGAGACCTACCATGGGTACGGTGGTGAAAATGTTAGAAGGGTTAGTGGAGGTGCCTCTTCCACCACCGCCTAAGTTGCTACAAGCGTTGGTTGCCGGAGAGTCCTTTCACGGTGTCAAGGCTTATTCAAGTAATGCAGTTTCTACTGTTGACAGTTCATCTGGTTACGACAACATGGAAGTGTCGGCTGCTGATTCAGAGTCATGTATAGGAGATGTTTTTTCAGAATCATAG